A stretch of Carnobacterium iners DNA encodes these proteins:
- a CDS encoding PTS transporter subunit EIIC: MAKKKKFSDSVQKFGRTLLLPIGVLAPVGMILGISGAFVQPYMIERFAFLGNENINALLISMRTIASVIFDNIPLLFAMGVAYGMSKKDKGISVFAAVTGYLTLIITMNVWLTLTGKMADPEIMTQVGQINVLGIQTMNISAAGGIITGLIGAWATDKFYNLELPTAFAFFSGKKSVSIITIGIMVSIGALLPFVWEVFVGGLMKLSFVFLSTMGPFFTAAGERLFIPFGLHHVWNALFRFTEAGGSYVIDGETFVGVVPAMNEVLFNQGPNSQYWSMMPDLTRFMAQQQMLVTLFLFPAIALAMYKTTRKENKVVVKSMLITMVLTAMLGNVTEPLEFTFVFIAPLLFVLYAGIVGLGAVLLSLANVGIGYIRGTIFDFAIFGLLYEKTNWIFLVLIGTGLGTVTYFIFKWAILKYDIKTPGREESQNLDNTLIREKRYDEIADIVIEALGGRSNIENVENCITRLRIDIKDVSVVDKNLLEKSGCTGFFFPADKHIHIVYGPQVEFVRNAVDLALV, encoded by the coding sequence ATGGCTAAAAAGAAAAAATTTAGTGATTCAGTTCAAAAATTTGGACGAACACTATTATTGCCAATTGGTGTATTAGCACCGGTTGGTATGATTTTAGGAATTAGTGGAGCATTTGTGCAACCGTATATGATTGAGCGATTTGCTTTTTTGGGAAACGAAAATATTAATGCACTTTTAATTAGTATGCGTACCATTGCTAGTGTTATCTTTGATAATATTCCTTTGTTATTTGCGATGGGTGTTGCTTACGGGATGAGTAAAAAAGATAAAGGAATATCTGTTTTTGCTGCAGTTACAGGTTACCTAACATTAATTATAACGATGAATGTTTGGTTAACGTTAACTGGAAAAATGGCGGATCCCGAAATTATGACTCAGGTTGGACAAATTAACGTTTTAGGTATTCAAACAATGAATATTAGTGCGGCAGGCGGAATTATTACAGGATTAATTGGAGCATGGGCAACTGATAAGTTTTATAATTTGGAACTGCCTACAGCCTTTGCTTTCTTCTCTGGAAAGAAATCCGTGTCAATTATTACGATTGGTATAATGGTTTCTATTGGAGCTTTATTGCCATTCGTTTGGGAAGTATTTGTTGGAGGATTAATGAAATTATCATTTGTATTCCTAAGCACGATGGGACCTTTCTTTACTGCAGCAGGAGAACGTTTGTTTATACCGTTTGGTTTACACCATGTATGGAATGCACTGTTCCGTTTCACTGAAGCGGGTGGATCTTATGTAATTGATGGTGAAACTTTTGTAGGTGTTGTGCCTGCTATGAATGAAGTATTATTCAATCAAGGACCTAATAGTCAATACTGGTCTATGATGCCGGATTTAACTCGTTTTATGGCTCAACAACAAATGTTAGTAACGTTATTCTTATTTCCAGCAATTGCTTTGGCAATGTACAAGACTACTCGAAAAGAAAATAAGGTAGTAGTTAAATCGATGTTAATCACCATGGTATTAACTGCCATGTTAGGAAATGTTACGGAACCACTAGAATTTACCTTTGTATTTATTGCACCGTTATTGTTTGTGCTTTATGCGGGTATTGTAGGTTTAGGCGCGGTGTTATTGTCCTTAGCCAATGTCGGTATTGGGTATATACGTGGAACTATTTTTGACTTTGCTATTTTTGGATTATTATATGAAAAAACCAACTGGATTTTCTTAGTTTTAATTGGAACAGGTCTGGGTACTGTTACGTATTTCATATTCAAGTGGGCAATTTTGAAGTATGATATTAAGACACCTGGACGAGAGGAATCTCAAAATTTGGATAATACCTTGATTAGAGAAAAAAGATACGATGAGATTGCAGATATAGTCATAGAAGCTTTAGGCGGAAGAAGTAACATTGAAAATGTAGAGAATTGTATTACACGTTTGAGGATTGATATTAAAGACGTGAGTGTAGTTGATAAAAATCTTTTGGAAAAATCAGGCTGTACGGGATTCTTTTTCCCAGCTGATAAGCATATTCATATCGTATATGGTCCTCAAGTGGAGTTTGTCCGAAATGCAGTAGATCTTGCATTGGTATAG
- a CDS encoding IS1380 family transposase yields the protein MITLQEKAMKFNNHLYVSHTGGRLSSDSGLILVDELMDTFHFEELSKKLISYNENRRYWKHTNHKILKQLILQLIAGYKADSSATILQYDPVLQTLLQEECLASQPTISRFLDRITDQTINDLQTFNQTLIDQARFVRNDMNMIIDLDSTHSDTFGIQEQTDYNAHYRTNGYHPLVAFDGLTGDFLKAKLRSGNQYTSKGVKGFLEPLLDHYNRAVPTTDILVRGDSGFATPDIYELCEEYGSNFVIRLKHNNNLYRLAEEFVYYDDNYPWNEKEEYYYSVSYQAASWSKPRRVCIQSIREMGELLFKHTFIVTNFSENISSKQVFKTYKKRGAMENYIKEAKNGFYFDKTDSPKFIENHARMMISVLAYNLINFLRTTCFDKNYKGLQINTIRLRLFKVAGKLVSTAREMYLKISSSHVYQAEFYAVFNRIQRIRHYI from the coding sequence ATGATTACTTTACAAGAAAAAGCAATGAAATTCAATAACCATTTATATGTCTCTCATACAGGTGGTCGTTTATCGAGTGATTCAGGATTAATTTTAGTTGATGAATTAATGGATACTTTTCATTTTGAAGAATTGTCAAAAAAACTCATTTCATATAATGAAAATCGTCGCTATTGGAAACACACTAACCATAAAATTTTAAAACAACTAATTCTTCAACTAATTGCTGGCTATAAAGCTGATTCGTCTGCGACTATCTTACAATATGATCCAGTATTACAAACTCTATTACAAGAAGAGTGTTTGGCTTCTCAACCGACTATCTCTCGGTTTCTTGATCGCATTACAGACCAAACGATTAATGATTTACAAACCTTTAATCAAACATTAATTGACCAAGCGAGATTTGTTCGCAATGATATGAATATGATTATTGATTTGGATTCTACACACTCTGATACCTTCGGTATTCAGGAACAAACAGATTATAATGCCCACTATCGAACAAACGGTTATCATCCATTAGTCGCATTCGATGGATTAACGGGCGATTTTTTAAAAGCTAAACTTCGTTCAGGAAATCAATACACGTCTAAAGGAGTTAAAGGGTTTCTTGAACCGTTATTAGATCATTACAATCGAGCAGTCCCTACGACAGATATTTTAGTGCGTGGAGATAGTGGATTTGCAACACCTGATATTTATGAGTTATGCGAAGAATATGGGTCAAACTTTGTCATTCGCCTAAAACATAATAATAATTTATACCGATTAGCAGAAGAGTTTGTGTATTACGACGATAATTATCCTTGGAATGAAAAAGAAGAATACTATTATTCCGTTTCCTATCAAGCAGCGTCTTGGTCTAAACCGCGTAGAGTATGCATTCAATCCATTCGAGAAATGGGTGAATTACTTTTCAAGCATACGTTTATTGTCACAAATTTTTCAGAAAATATTTCATCAAAACAAGTTTTTAAGACGTATAAAAAGCGTGGTGCTATGGAAAACTACATTAAAGAAGCAAAAAATGGTTTCTATTTTGATAAGACAGATAGCCCTAAATTTATTGAAAATCATGCACGTATGATGATAAGTGTCCTTGCATACAACCTAATCAATTTTTTGCGTACAACTTGTTTTGATAAAAATTATAAAGGACTTCAAATTAATACGATTCGTCTTCGCTTATTCAAAGTAGCTGGCAAACTAGTGAGTACTGCGAGAGAAATGTATCTAAAAATTTCTAGTTCGCATGTTTATCAAGCGGAGTTTTATGCCGTCTTTAATCGAATCCAAAGGATTCGGCATTATATTTAA
- the trpD gene encoding anthranilate phosphoribosyltransferase — protein MIKEAIVKLTNKENLSYQMAEEVMDEIMKGSVTDLQIGAYLVALSMKGETIVEITASAKGMRNHAVKLLHDLTVLEIVGTGGDKSNSFNISTTSAIVVAAAGVLVAKHGNRAASSKSGAADVLEALGVAISIPVEKSKKILEEIGLCFLFAQTYHSAMKHVAPVRKELAIRAIFNILGPLSNPAGASMQLMGVYDEMLVEPLAEVLLRLGVKKAMVVYGKDGLDEISMSASTKVCEIRDGWFKTYDINPEELGFTLRKKEDLVGGTPKENAAITLGILNGEKGPKRDTVVLNSAAALYLSKDDLTLQEAIHEIEYIIDSGKALKKLNDFIRLSNEVL, from the coding sequence ATGATTAAGGAAGCCATTGTAAAGCTTACAAATAAAGAAAACTTATCTTATCAAATGGCAGAAGAAGTTATGGATGAAATAATGAAGGGATCTGTTACTGACCTTCAAATAGGAGCTTACCTCGTTGCTCTATCCATGAAAGGCGAAACCATTGTTGAAATCACTGCATCGGCAAAAGGGATGAGAAACCACGCCGTTAAATTATTACATGACTTAACTGTTTTAGAAATCGTAGGTACTGGTGGAGATAAATCGAATTCCTTTAACATATCAACGACATCAGCCATAGTTGTTGCCGCAGCTGGTGTTTTAGTTGCAAAACATGGAAACAGAGCCGCTTCCAGTAAAAGTGGCGCAGCAGATGTACTGGAAGCATTAGGTGTGGCTATTTCAATTCCAGTAGAAAAGAGTAAAAAAATATTAGAAGAAATTGGTTTATGTTTCCTATTTGCACAAACCTATCACTCAGCAATGAAGCATGTTGCACCAGTAAGAAAAGAACTTGCCATTCGTGCCATCTTCAACATATTAGGGCCTTTATCGAATCCGGCAGGAGCCAGCATGCAGCTAATGGGTGTTTACGACGAAATGCTTGTTGAGCCACTTGCAGAAGTTCTTTTAAGACTTGGCGTTAAAAAAGCTATGGTCGTGTATGGAAAAGATGGTCTTGATGAAATTTCTATGAGTGCGTCAACAAAGGTCTGTGAAATAAGAGATGGTTGGTTCAAAACATACGATATAAATCCAGAAGAGTTGGGCTTTACTCTTCGTAAAAAAGAAGATTTAGTAGGTGGTACTCCCAAGGAAAATGCCGCTATTACACTTGGTATTTTAAATGGTGAAAAAGGTCCAAAAAGAGATACCGTTGTCTTAAATTCTGCTGCTGCTCTTTATCTTTCAAAAGATGATTTAACTTTGCAAGAAGCCATTCATGAAATAGAATATATCATCGACAGTGGCAAGGCTCTTAAAAAATTAAATGATTTCATTCGTCTTTCAAATGAGGTGTTGTAA
- the trpC gene encoding indole-3-glycerol phosphate synthase TrpC — protein sequence MILEELSTYAKVRVAADKKVLSLKDLKIKVNHLPKGDFRFENALKRKSIAIICEVKKASPSKGIISEDFPFVRIAKEFEHSGADCLSVLTEPKWFLGSDEILKEIRSAVTLPILRKDFTIDDYQIYQAKLLGADAILLICSLLDTPVLKHYLAICNQLGLSALVEAHNKDEIISAIAAGARMIGVNNRNLKDFTVDLSNSVNLRNTIPKDILFVAESGILTVNDAINLIKIGADALLIGEAMMKSEDKKAFIDEIKREGSIYEN from the coding sequence ATGATTTTAGAAGAATTATCAACTTACGCAAAGGTACGCGTTGCTGCGGATAAAAAAGTGCTCTCTTTAAAAGACTTAAAGATAAAAGTAAATCATTTGCCTAAAGGCGATTTCCGCTTTGAAAACGCACTTAAAAGAAAGTCAATTGCCATTATCTGTGAAGTGAAAAAGGCCTCTCCTTCAAAAGGAATCATCTCTGAGGATTTTCCTTTTGTGCGCATTGCAAAAGAATTCGAACATTCTGGTGCTGACTGCCTCTCTGTTCTTACCGAGCCAAAATGGTTTCTGGGAAGTGACGAGATATTGAAAGAAATAAGATCAGCTGTCACTCTACCCATTCTCAGAAAAGACTTTACAATTGATGACTATCAAATTTATCAGGCAAAATTGTTAGGAGCAGACGCTATTTTATTAATTTGTTCCCTACTAGACACACCGGTTTTAAAACATTATCTTGCTATTTGTAATCAGCTCGGTCTATCCGCACTTGTTGAAGCTCATAATAAAGATGAAATAATTTCAGCCATAGCAGCTGGTGCTAGGATGATTGGAGTAAACAATAGAAATTTAAAAGATTTTACAGTTGATCTATCTAATTCTGTAAATCTTAGAAACACTATTCCAAAGGATATCTTATTTGTAGCAGAAAGCGGCATTCTAACGGTAAATGATGCGATTAATCTTATAAAGATAGGTGCAGATGCACTTTTAATAGGAGAGGCTATGATGAAGTCTGAAGATAAAAAAGCCTTTATAGATGAAATTAAAAGAGAGGGTTCCATTTATGAAAATTAA
- a CDS encoding phosphoribosylanthranilate isomerase, with amino-acid sequence MKIKICGLSREKDIEYANLAMPDFIGFIINFPKSHRSITFEQAKNLKSKLNPKIKAVGVFVNLPYQAVAKICKENTIDIVQLHGKEDNGYIENLKRLTDKKIIKVFIVDKDFDPIKAENSLADYILFDSGMGSGKSFSIEQIRNIKRPFFLAGGLSSENIEEATAFIQPFSVDLSSGVETNKTKDLKKMIAAVKQTHRRKIG; translated from the coding sequence ATGAAAATTAAAATTTGTGGTTTATCTAGAGAAAAAGATATTGAATATGCAAATCTAGCTATGCCTGATTTTATTGGCTTTATCATCAATTTTCCAAAAAGTCATAGAAGCATTACTTTCGAACAAGCAAAGAATTTAAAAAGTAAATTAAACCCCAAAATCAAAGCAGTAGGCGTCTTTGTAAATTTACCCTATCAAGCTGTCGCTAAGATTTGTAAAGAAAATACAATTGATATCGTTCAACTTCATGGAAAGGAAGATAATGGCTATATAGAAAATTTAAAAAGGCTTACGGATAAAAAAATCATTAAAGTTTTTATTGTCGATAAGGATTTTGATCCTATAAAAGCAGAAAATTCTCTCGCAGATTACATTTTATTTGATAGTGGGATGGGCAGTGGGAAAAGTTTCTCCATTGAACAGATAAGAAACATAAAGCGACCATTTTTTCTGGCAGGTGGTCTTTCTTCAGAAAATATCGAAGAAGCTACGGCTTTTATTCAACCTTTTAGTGTTGATCTATCGTCTGGTGTCGAAACGAATAAGACTAAAGATTTGAAAAAAATGATAGCTGCTGTAAAACAAACACATAGGAGGAAAATAGGATGA